A stretch of Crossiella cryophila DNA encodes these proteins:
- a CDS encoding cold-shock protein encodes MPSGRVKWYDAEKGFGFVTQDGGEDVYVRASALPEGVSALKPGMRVEFGVADGRRGPQALSVRLVDPVPSVVEARRRPAEELHGLIEDMIKVLESTVQPDLRRNRYPDRKVTKRIADVVRAVARELDPN; translated from the coding sequence GTGCCGAGCGGCAGGGTCAAGTGGTACGACGCGGAGAAGGGCTTCGGCTTCGTGACCCAGGACGGTGGGGAGGACGTGTACGTGCGCGCCTCCGCCCTACCCGAGGGGGTATCCGCGCTCAAGCCCGGCATGCGGGTGGAGTTCGGCGTGGCTGACGGCCGCCGGGGCCCGCAGGCGCTCTCCGTCCGGCTGGTCGACCCGGTGCCCTCGGTGGTCGAGGCCCGCCGCCGCCCGGCCGAGGAATTGCACGGCCTGATCGAGGACATGATCAAGGTGCTGGAGTCCACCGTGCAGCCGGACCTGCGCCGCAACCGCTACCCCGACCGCAAGGTGACCAAGCGGATCGCCGACGTCGTGCGCGCGGTGGCCAGGGAGCTGGACCCGAACTGA
- a CDS encoding DUF2771 family protein has translation MRRGLSLLLVTAGALGVAACAGPVGPPEVTFFASGKSVAAKPTQYCDVKVENCQADSKAAAVLRVPKGQEVTISVDPRIGQTPWQVVFRYRQPDNGRIDGRSEVFAPNKQLAYTLKLPEATSQLETIEVHQFGAAISANTEGGVSFGTRGTWVVSVDDRG, from the coding sequence GTGCGTAGAGGACTGTCGTTGCTGCTCGTCACCGCCGGGGCGCTGGGCGTGGCCGCCTGTGCCGGCCCCGTTGGGCCGCCGGAGGTGACCTTCTTCGCCTCCGGCAAGTCGGTCGCGGCCAAGCCCACGCAGTACTGCGACGTGAAGGTGGAGAACTGCCAGGCCGATTCGAAGGCCGCGGCCGTGCTGCGGGTGCCCAAGGGCCAGGAGGTCACCATCTCGGTGGACCCGCGGATCGGCCAGACGCCCTGGCAGGTGGTCTTCCGCTACCGGCAGCCGGACAACGGGCGGATCGACGGGCGCAGCGAGGTGTTCGCGCCGAACAAGCAGCTCGCGTACACGCTGAAGCTGCCGGAGGCGACCTCGCAGCTGGAGACGATCGAGGTGCACCAGTTCGGCGCGGCGATCAGCGCCAACACCGAGGGCGGCGTGAGTTTCGGGACGCGGGGCACGTGGGTTGTCTCGGTGGACGACCGCGGCTAG